The genomic stretch GTCAACCAACAGGGAGTACTCGCCATTGAGCTCCTTGTTCGGAACAATAAGGAACTTATCAAAGGGGTCGACAGAGCGATCAACGTGACAGTGAATATGCTGACCGTGGCCGTCACTGTCGCCTTGGCGCTTGCTAACCAAAAAATTGTCCTGGAAAAAATTGATGCAATCAACAAGACAACCAATAGGCTGATTGAGGAGACCGCTGCCCGCCTGAAAACCCAGGGCGCGGCGATACAGAAACAGGCGGCCAGCACCCAACTCAGTATGGAATCCCTGACCAGAGCCTTTGCGGATATTAATGCGGCCCTGGATGACATATCCACCTTTCGCAAGGAATCCCTGCCCGTTATGGCTGAGAACATATTGGCTATGGATCAGATGACCTCTGAGGCGGAAGATCGGATTAAACAGCAGGAGCAGGGGAATCAGGCCGCTCCCTCAATTGAGCTTGATTTTACCGGGCCTGTTTGATTGCGAAGCTTCGGGGCTATCTATCCCCGCTCCTTGATAGCTGGGGCGGAAGTCGGTAGGTCCACAAATGCACACGATGTATCATCGACAATCTCGGAGTGTATTCCAAGAATGAGCAAGATTTCTTGGAGTACATTCCAAATATACCCTGTGGCGTTACAGATAGGATCAGTTTTTTTCACGGGCTTATCTGTAAGAAAACATTATGTTACTCCGAGAGTAATGCCCCTCGATAAATTACGGGGCAATTTACGCAATCTCTTTTGCAACTAAATATAGTTGCACGACAAGACAGATACTACTACAATTTAACGAGTAAACAGCAGGAGGAACAGGTTGAGCCGAAAAGAGAAATTGGCGGCAAAATTACTGGATCGTAACAGAGACATCACCTGGGATGAATTGACCGTTCTGCTGCAATATCTGGGATACCGTGAAACGAAGAAAGGAAAGACAGGAGGCTCGCGAAGACGGTTTGTCCATGAATCCGGTTCAGTAATTACGTTGCACAAGCCGCACCCTCGGAATGTCATCAAAAAGTATGCGGCAGATCAGGTTATAGAAATTTTGCATAAGGAAGGACTGCTATGAAAGACATGATACGTTATAAAGGATATCTGGGCTCTGTGCATTACAGTGACGATGATCAGGTCTTTTACGGAAAATTGGAATATATAAAAAGTCTGGTCAACTATGAGGGCACGGATGTCGTCGGTTTGCGGCAGGCATTCCATGAGGCGATTGATGATTATCTGACCCTCTGCGCGGAAGAAGGCTTGGAGCCCGAGCGTCCTTTTAAGGGGAGTTTCAATGTGCGGACAGGCTGTGACCTCCATCGCAGGGCTGCTCTGTAT from Candidatus Electrothrix communis encodes the following:
- a CDS encoding type II toxin-antitoxin system HicA family toxin — protein: MSRKEKLAAKLLDRNRDITWDELTVLLQYLGYRETKKGKTGGSRRRFVHESGSVITLHKPHPRNVIKKYAADQVIEILHKEGLL
- a CDS encoding type II toxin-antitoxin system HicB family antitoxin; its protein translation is MKDMIRYKGYLGSVHYSDDDQVFYGKLEYIKSLVNYEGTDVVGLRQAFHEAIDDYLTLCAEEGLEPERPFKGSFNVRTGCDLHRRAALYALECGSNLNKVVTEALEQYLPTHSPCSNSD